One genomic region from Cydia amplana chromosome Z, ilCydAmpl1.1, whole genome shotgun sequence encodes:
- the LOC134660789 gene encoding uncharacterized protein LOC134660789, translated as MYKEFMAEYESLNHMTECKESRLEQEAYHIPHHGVLRESTTTKLRVVFNASAPTSSGISLNKIQMVGPTVQDDLLSILLRFRQHKYIISADVEKMYRQIVVHPDDRYLQRILWRADPSKPLKIFELNTVTYGTASAPFLATRCLKQLGIECKDEVVREVIIHDFYVDDLLTGGDDLQQVLSIKSQVTSTLASAGMNLRKWKSNEPQLMADSDSSQLDLNIGTKPSKILGLSWQPESDELCFPVGKCSLVVNTKRDLLSAVAQIFDPTGVLAPCVILMKMLLQNLWLQKLSWDQKLTPEIIKLWEGIVRDLPCLNDIRTPRLVLCESYEEVECHIFTDASERAYGACLYLRSINEKGDVLVRLLLAKSRVAPIKPTTIPRLELSGALAGVRLYEKVVDSLRISFKSTTFWTDSTIVLGWLRMLPSKLQPFVRNRVAEILEKTGNCTWRHVPTHENPADHVSRGMPASLLKSLDIWWSGPTFLRQDKSHWPASPVVVETLPETRSEIVLHANVTNNQGEENGDVLIDFSRFSSLSRLIRTVSYIVRFASVCRKQVASTIYLTDSELRTALNIVIRVSQAESFSEYNILLNSQRLPKKGPLLKLNVFLDDKKIMRVGGRIDNSNFSFEKRHPIVIHAKHRFTKLLFESEHKRLMHAGPQLLLSSVKDEYWPIGGTNLAKACFQKCLKCIRMRGQVVAPLMGNLPASRLIPGMPFKSVGVDYAGPLTSASRQGRGCRLVKVYLAIFVCFTTKAVHLELVGDLTSNSYLSALRRFVSRRGLPTDIYSDNGTSFVGAYNELSKFLKSNCDSLAEAAAHEKINFHFIPAYSPHSGGLWEAGVKSTKFHLKRVLGDCNLTYELLNTVLVQIEAILNSRPLTPMSSDPQDLLPLTPGHFLIGRPITSLPVKDIREREVTYLNRYQRVEQLRQHFWSRWSKEYISELQVRTKWRTNNEVLRLGTLVLIKEDNLPPLKWKLGRIVAVYPGRDGITRVADIRTAGGLVRRSFSKICPLPVTTNESG; from the coding sequence ATGTATAAGGAATTTATGGCAGAATATGAGTCACTGAATCACATGACTGAGTGCAAAGAGTCTAGGTTAGAGCAGGAAGCATACCATATACCTCATCATGGAGTTTTAAGGGAGAGCACTACTACAAAATTGAGGGTAGTTTTCAACGCCAGCGCTCCCACCAGCTCAGGGATATCCCTGAATAAGATTCAGATGGTAGGGCCAACTGTACAGGATGACCTTTTGTCTATACTGCTTCGATTCAGGCAGCACAAGTACATTATTTCAGCGGATGTAGAGAAAATGTATAGGCAAATAGTAGTTCATCCTGATGATAGATATTTGCAGCGGATTTTGTGGCGAGCTGATCCATCTAAACCTTTAAAAATCTTTGAATTAAACACGGTTACATACGGGACTGCTAGTGCACCTTTCTTGGCAACACGGTGTTTAAAACAGCTGGGTATTGAGTGTAAGGATGAGGTCGTTCGCGAGGTCATTATTCACGACTTTTATGTCGATGATCTGCTCACTGGCGGGGATGACTTGCAACAAGTGCTTTCCATTAAGAGTCAGGTTACTTCTACTCTAGCATCAGCTGGTATGAATTTAAGAAAATGGAAATCAAATGAACCCCAACTTATGGCGGACTCTGATTCGTCTCAATTAGATTTGAATATTGGCACTAAACCCAGTAAAATCCTGGGACTGAGCTGGCAGCCAGAGTCTGATGAGTTGTGTTTCCCGGTTGGTAAATGTTCACTTGTCGTCAATACTAAACGGGATTTGCTATCAGCAGTGGCGCAAATATTCGACCCCACTGGTGTGCTGGCTCCTTGTGTCATTCTCATGAAAATGTTGTTGCAAAATTTATGGCTACAGAAACTTTCATGGGATCAAAAGTTAACTCCTGAGATTATCAAGCTTTGGGAGGGAATTGTCCGCGATCTACCTTGTCTCAATGATATTCGTACTCCACGGTTAGTTTTATGTGAGTCATACGAGGAAGTTGAATGTCATATTTTTACAGATGCATCTGAGCGGGCGTATGGTGCTTGCTTATATTTGCGGAGCATTAATGAGAAAGGGGACGTGTTGGTTAGGTTACTATTAGCCAAGAGCCGCGTGGCTCCCATTAAACCCACCACAATCCCGAGGCTTGAACTTTCCGGTGCGCTAGCAGGAGTTAGATTATATGAAAAGGTAGTTGACTCACTACGAATCAGTTTTAAGAGTACAACGTTTTGGACCGACTCCACAATTGTGCTAGGATGGTTGCGGATGTTGCCTAGTAAGTTGCAACCTTTTGTTCGCAACCGTGTAGCGGAGATATTAGAAAAGACGGGTAACTGCACATGGCGACATGTGCCGACACATGAAAACCCTGCTGACCACGTTTCTCGTGGGATGCCTGCCAGTCTTCTTAAGTCTCTCGATATATGGTGGTCTGGGCCTACCTTCTTAAGACAGGATAAATCACACTGGCCGGCAAGTCCGGTAGTAGTGGAAACACTACCTGAAACTCGGTCTGAAATTGTACTGCACGCGAACGTTACGAACAACCAGGGAGAAGAAAACGGTGACGTTTTAATTGATTTCTCCCGGTTCTCTAGTTTATCACGGCTTATTCGAACAGTCTCTTATATTGTTCGCTTTGCGAGTGTGTGTAGAAAGCAAGTTGCCTCAACAATTTACCTAACTGATAGCGAGCTGAGAACCGCGTTAAATATAGTTATTAGGGTCTCTCAAGCGGAATCATTCTCAGAATATAATATCCTGTTGAACAGTCAACGTCTTCCAAAAAAAGGTCCTTTGCTAAAACTGAACGTATTCTTGGATGACAAGAAAATAATGCGCGTAGGAGGTCGAATCGATAACTCTAACTTTTCATTTGAGAAAAGGCATCCGATTGTGATTCATGCTAAACACCGATTCACAAAGTTATTATTTGAATCTGAGCACAAGAGGTTAATGCACGCAGGCCCGCAATTACTATTATCCTCTGTTAAGGATGAATACTGGCCCATCGGTGGGACTAATTTAGCGAAAGCATGTTTCCAGAAATGCCTTAAATGCATCCGTATGAGAGGCCAAGTTGTAGCACCGTTAATGGGAAATTTACCAGCGTCGCGTCTTATCCCAGGTATGCCATTCAAGAGCGTCGGTGTCGATTATGCGGGCCCTCTGACCTCTGCCAGTCGTCAGGGTCGTGGATGTAGACTTGTGAAGGTGTATTTAGCCATTTTCGTATGTTTCACCACAAAAGCGGTGCATCTGGAGTTGGTTGGCGACTTAACCAGTAACAGTTACTTATCAGCATTGCGTCGTTTTGTGTCTCGTAGGGGTCTGCCAACCGACATTTATTCTGATAACGGCACATCATTCGTGGGTGCATACAATGAGCTGTCAAAATTCTTAAAGAGCAATTGTGATTCGCTGGCTGAGGCTGCAGctcatgaaaaaattaacttccATTTCATTCCGGCATATTCTCCACATTCAGGAGGACTTTGGGAAGCTGGGGTGAAATCGaccaaatttcatttaaaaagaGTGCTGGGAGATTGTAACTTAACGTACGAGTTACTTAACACTGTGCTGGTCCAGATTGAAGCGATCTTGAACTCTCGGCCACTTACTCCCATGTCGTCGGACCCGCAAGACCTGCTGCCGCTCACTCCGGGACATTTTCTTATAGGGCGTCCTATAACCTCATTGCCTGTCAAGGACATCAGAGAGCGCGAAGTCACTTACCTTAACCGTTATCAACGCGTTGAGCAATTGCGGCAGCATTTCTGGAGCAGATGGAGTAAAGAATACATCTCGGAGCTCCAGGTCAGGACAAAATGGCGCACTAACAATGAGGTGTTACGATTGGGCACTTTGGTGCTCATTAAAGAGGACAACTTGCCGCCTTTGAAGTGGAAATTAGGCCGCATCGTCGCTGTTTACCCTGGACGCGACGGCATTACTAGAGTGGCAGATATAAGGACTGCGGGAGGACTAGTTCGCAGGTCCTTCAGTAAAATTTGCCCGCTCCCGGTGACAACAAACGAGTCTGGTTGA